A window of the Sporosarcina sp. FSL K6-2383 genome harbors these coding sequences:
- a CDS encoding RluA family pseudouridine synthase, translating into MKIPIIFEDNHLLLVEKPVNIPVQEDTSGDADLLTLLKEDIKVRYEKPGNVYLGLVHRLDRPVGGVMVFAKTSKAASRLSDILRKRELERTYLAVVRGVPQKKKAVLEHYLFKDTKKNKVSTVRANHANAKKAVLEYEVISSTEQLSLLSIRLHTGRSHQIRVQLSATGFPLYGDQKYGQQVNRPGQQIALWAHELEFVHPTTKEIIEVQSQPPNEYPWNLW; encoded by the coding sequence ATGAAAATACCAATTATATTTGAAGATAATCATTTGTTGCTAGTTGAAAAACCTGTCAACATACCAGTGCAAGAGGATACGAGCGGTGATGCAGACTTATTGACGTTATTAAAAGAAGATATAAAAGTTCGATATGAAAAGCCAGGTAATGTTTATTTGGGACTTGTGCATCGATTGGATCGACCTGTCGGTGGGGTGATGGTGTTTGCCAAAACGTCGAAGGCTGCTTCTAGATTATCGGATATTTTACGGAAAAGAGAGTTGGAACGAACATACTTAGCTGTTGTAAGAGGAGTACCACAGAAGAAAAAGGCGGTTTTGGAGCATTATCTTTTTAAAGATACAAAGAAAAATAAAGTGTCTACCGTCCGAGCTAATCATGCGAATGCTAAAAAAGCAGTACTTGAATACGAAGTCATTAGCAGCACAGAACAATTAAGTCTTCTGTCTATTCGCCTCCATACCGGTCGCTCCCACCAAATCCGCGTTCAGCTCTCTGCAACTGGATTCCCCCTCTATGGGGATCAAAAATATGGACAACAAGTGAATCGCCCTGGACAGCAAATCGCTTTATGGGCGCATGAGCTAGAGTTTGTCCACCCAACAACAAAGGAAATCATCGAGGTACAATCACAACCGCCAAACGAATATCCGTGGAATTTATGGTGA
- the qoxD gene encoding cytochrome aa3 quinol oxidase subunit IV, whose translation MSELFPRKQVMGFVFSMVLTAAALTVYFLDVSFAVGMTILLVTAFVQAAVQLMVFMHAGETEDKHAIYLNIYYGVAIALVTIFGTLLIMVWDM comes from the coding sequence ATGAGTGAATTATTCCCGCGTAAACAGGTAATGGGCTTTGTGTTTTCAATGGTGTTAACGGCAGCTGCACTGACGGTCTATTTTTTAGATGTGTCATTTGCGGTAGGGATGACGATTCTGTTAGTCACCGCATTCGTGCAAGCAGCAGTTCAACTCATGGTGTTCATGCATGCCGGTGAGACAGAGGATAAGCATGCGATCTATCTAAACATCTATTATGGAGTTGCGATAGCTCTTGTCACCATCTTCGGTACACTACTAATTATGGTTTGGGATATGTAA
- the qoxC gene encoding cytochrome aa3 quinol oxidase subunit III: MKIDNSLPLEYKTEQNKLNILGFWIFLGAEVMLFATLFATYFTLEHRTANGPTGVEIFEITPVLIETILLLTSSFIIGLGVHAMRLGRKKAMMIFFGITLLLGLAFLGVEIYEFTHYVHVGAGLQVSAFTGILLTTLGTHGAHVALGLFWGLFIILQVKKHGLTPKTANKAFIFSLYWHFLDVVWIFIFSFIYLKGMM; encoded by the coding sequence ATGAAAATAGATAATTCACTTCCGCTTGAATATAAAACAGAACAAAATAAGTTGAATATTTTAGGATTCTGGATTTTCCTTGGCGCTGAAGTGATGCTGTTTGCAACTCTTTTCGCAACATATTTCACGCTAGAGCACCGTACTGCCAATGGGCCAACCGGGGTAGAGATTTTTGAAATTACACCGGTTCTCATTGAGACGATTTTGCTATTGACCAGTAGCTTTATAATTGGGCTTGGGGTACATGCAATGCGTCTTGGACGAAAGAAAGCTATGATGATATTCTTTGGAATCACATTGTTACTCGGTCTGGCATTCCTCGGTGTGGAAATCTATGAGTTTACGCATTATGTCCATGTGGGGGCAGGATTGCAAGTGAGTGCCTTCACAGGGATTCTGTTGACGACACTTGGAACACACGGAGCACACGTTGCGCTAGGTTTGTTCTGGGGATTATTCATCATCTTACAAGTGAAAAAGCATGGTTTGACGCCTAAAACGGCTAATAAAGCCTTCATCTTTTCATTGTACTGGCATTTCTTAGATGTCGTCTGGATCTTTATTTTCAGCTTCATCTATTTGAAAGGAATGATGTAA
- the qoxB gene encoding cytochrome aa3 quinol oxidase subunit I, which produces MNYFDRFAIPHPSPAIYAAMVAIGLTVIAILLGLTYFKKWGYLWREWLTTVDHKKIGIMYLIAALLMLFRGGVDALMMRAQTAVPENILLDAQHYNEVFTTHGVVMIIFMAMPFIYALMNFVVPLQIGARDVAFPRLNALSFWLFFMGAMLFNISFVVGGSPDAGWTSYFPLAGNDFSQSVGTNYYLLSIQIAGIGTLISGINFMATIFKMRAPGMKLMKMPMFTWTALITNAIVVFAFPVLTVTLLLGTMDRLFGTHIFSMTNGGMDMLWANLFWVWGHPEVYILVLPAFGIYSEIISTFSRRNLYGYKSMVISIVIISFFSFLVWTHHFFTMGQGPLTNSIFSITTMAIAIPTGIKIFNWLLTMRKGKIEFTVPMLYSVGFIPIFTIGGVTGVMLGMASADYQYHNTMFLVAHFHYTIIPGVVFAMLAGLTYWWPKMFGFMLSEKIGKWAFWFIAVGFNVTFFPMFFTGLDGQARRMYTYSEATGYGALNLLSFAGAIVLAIGFAILVYNIYHSTRYASRNISSDPWNARTLEWATHSPVPSYNFARTPHVNSIEAFWDHKKKNQPLFTGEIDKIHMPNNSGMPFIISCIFFVWGFSFIFSMWIPAIITTIAIFACLAHRSFEKDDGYYISVKEVEETEKDSEVLTDENR; this is translated from the coding sequence ATGAATTACTTTGATAGATTTGCCATACCTCATCCGAGCCCGGCGATTTACGCAGCTATGGTGGCCATCGGTCTTACTGTAATTGCGATTCTTCTTGGCTTAACCTATTTTAAAAAATGGGGTTACTTATGGCGGGAGTGGTTGACGACAGTTGACCATAAAAAGATTGGGATTATGTATCTAATCGCCGCTCTGCTTATGCTATTCCGAGGTGGCGTAGACGCACTTATGATGCGAGCACAAACGGCTGTACCTGAGAACATATTGCTAGATGCCCAGCATTATAATGAGGTTTTTACAACGCACGGGGTTGTTATGATTATCTTTATGGCAATGCCATTTATCTATGCGCTGATGAACTTCGTTGTACCTTTGCAAATTGGAGCGCGCGATGTAGCGTTTCCTCGCTTGAACGCACTTAGCTTCTGGCTGTTCTTTATGGGGGCGATGTTATTTAATATCTCATTCGTCGTCGGTGGTTCACCAGACGCTGGTTGGACATCGTATTTCCCACTTGCAGGGAATGATTTTAGCCAATCTGTCGGAACCAACTATTATTTGCTATCTATTCAGATAGCCGGTATTGGTACGCTAATCTCTGGAATTAACTTCATGGCGACAATTTTTAAAATGAGAGCACCTGGTATGAAGTTGATGAAGATGCCGATGTTCACATGGACTGCTTTAATTACAAATGCCATTGTTGTTTTCGCATTCCCAGTTCTGACGGTTACGCTGTTATTGGGGACGATGGATCGGCTATTTGGTACTCATATCTTCTCGATGACTAATGGCGGGATGGATATGCTGTGGGCCAACCTGTTCTGGGTATGGGGACATCCAGAGGTCTATATCCTTGTACTACCAGCTTTTGGTATTTACAGTGAGATTATTTCGACCTTCTCACGTCGTAACCTATATGGTTATAAATCAATGGTCATTTCCATTGTGATTATTTCATTCTTCTCGTTCCTAGTTTGGACGCATCATTTCTTTACGATGGGGCAAGGACCACTGACGAATAGTATTTTCTCAATCACGACAATGGCGATTGCGATTCCGACCGGGATCAAGATCTTTAATTGGTTACTAACGATGCGCAAAGGGAAAATTGAATTTACGGTCCCAATGCTTTATTCGGTAGGGTTCATACCGATTTTTACAATTGGTGGAGTGACCGGAGTTATGCTTGGTATGGCCAGTGCCGACTATCAATATCATAATACGATGTTCTTAGTTGCGCATTTCCATTACACGATTATTCCAGGTGTTGTCTTTGCAATGTTGGCAGGTCTGACATATTGGTGGCCAAAAATGTTTGGTTTCATGTTGAGTGAGAAAATTGGGAAATGGGCATTCTGGTTTATCGCGGTTGGCTTTAACGTCACGTTCTTCCCAATGTTCTTTACTGGATTGGATGGGCAAGCGCGCCGGATGTATACGTATTCGGAAGCGACTGGCTATGGAGCATTGAATCTGCTGTCCTTTGCTGGAGCAATTGTCCTAGCAATTGGTTTTGCGATACTCGTTTACAATATCTATCACAGTACACGCTATGCTTCGCGCAATATCAGTTCAGATCCGTGGAATGCACGTACGCTTGAATGGGCAACACATAGCCCGGTTCCATCGTATAACTTCGCGAGAACACCACATGTCAACTCAATTGAAGCATTCTGGGACCATAAGAAAAAGAACCAACCGTTATTTACAGGGGAAATTGACAAGATTCATATGCCAAATAATAGCGGTATGCCGTTTATCATTAGCTGTATTTTCTTTGTTTGGGGCTTCTCATTCATCTTTAGTATGTGGATCCCAGCTATCATTACGACTATTGCGATTTTCGCATGCTTAGCACATCGTTCATTTGAAAAGGATGATGGCTACTATATTTCAGTTAAAGAGGTCGAAGAAACAGAAAAAGATAGCGAGGTGTTAACAGATGAAAATAGATAA
- the qoxA gene encoding cytochrome aa3 quinol oxidase subunit II yields the protein MRMKWAFLSLVIGLLAVLAGCEPVMVLDPKGPQAETIADVIWISIATMAFVVVVVFGMLLYMLIKYRASKQSADYEPPHIEGNPIVEAIIVGIPVLIIIFLSIVTVKSVYEVEATPKGYEDQKPLIVYASSSDWKWHFSYPEENIETVNYLYIPTDRALEFRLYSYGPISAFWIPQLGGQKYAMSDMITTLHLAADTPGEYMGRNSNFTGKGFAENIFDVEAMPPAEFDKWVEDVKANAETLTEEKFEELLLPGHLGRSTYNGTHLEFSPAPEGHHGGHEEEEDSAHESSHVHE from the coding sequence ATGAGAATGAAATGGGCTTTTTTAAGTTTGGTGATTGGCCTTCTTGCTGTGTTAGCTGGTTGTGAACCAGTCATGGTATTGGATCCAAAAGGGCCGCAAGCCGAAACAATTGCTGATGTTATTTGGATATCAATTGCGACGATGGCGTTCGTAGTCGTAGTTGTTTTCGGTATGCTGCTCTACATGTTAATAAAATATCGCGCTTCGAAACAAAGCGCAGATTATGAACCCCCACATATCGAGGGAAATCCAATTGTTGAAGCGATTATTGTTGGGATTCCAGTTCTAATCATTATTTTCTTGTCAATCGTGACAGTCAAATCAGTCTATGAAGTTGAGGCGACTCCAAAAGGCTATGAGGACCAAAAGCCATTGATTGTCTATGCATCTTCTTCAGATTGGAAATGGCATTTTAGTTATCCAGAGGAAAATATCGAAACGGTGAACTATTTGTATATCCCGACAGATCGGGCGTTGGAATTTAGATTGTACTCCTACGGACCCATTTCAGCATTTTGGATTCCACAACTTGGAGGACAAAAATATGCGATGTCGGACATGATTACGACATTACATTTAGCTGCCGACACTCCAGGTGAATATATGGGACGAAACTCTAACTTCACTGGAAAAGGCTTCGCTGAAAATATATTCGATGTAGAAGCCATGCCGCCAGCGGAATTCGACAAATGGGTAGAGGATGTCAAAGCAAATGCTGAAACCCTGACGGAAGAGAAGTTTGAGGAGTTACTATTACCAGGACATCTTGGGCGTTCCACTTACAATGGCACTCACTTGGAATTCTCACCTGCCCCAGAAGGACATCATGGTGGGCATGAAGAGGAAGAAGATTCTGCTCATGAATCAAGCCACGTGCATGAATAA